The following are from one region of the Mesorhizobium sp. B2-8-5 genome:
- a CDS encoding UDP-glucuronic acid decarboxylase family protein yields MGTGVIVKVLVTGGAGFIGSHLCDLLLAQERQVICADNFSTGSEENIRHLLGNPNFEFLRHDVTVPLKVETDEIFNLACPASPVHYQRIPIETTRTCVYGAINMLDLACASGARILQASTSEVYGDPQVHPQTEAYWGHVNPIGPRSCYDEGKRCAEALFFDYWRQSKLPIKVVRIFNTYGPRMHPSDGRVVSNFIVQALRNDPITIYGDGSHTRSFCYVDDLVDAMVRMMATPDDFVGPLNVGNPTEVTILKLAELVLGIVGGKSKIEFKPLPQDDPRQRQPDIDLARATLDWSPRVALEDGLGETVRYFRRLIDGN; encoded by the coding sequence ATGGGTACGGGGGTTATCGTGAAGGTTCTTGTGACGGGTGGGGCCGGCTTTATCGGCTCGCATCTATGCGACCTGCTGCTGGCACAAGAACGCCAGGTAATATGTGCCGACAATTTTTCGACCGGCTCGGAGGAAAACATCCGTCACCTTCTGGGCAATCCAAATTTCGAGTTTCTCAGGCACGACGTTACCGTGCCGCTCAAAGTCGAAACGGATGAGATCTTCAATCTCGCCTGCCCGGCCTCGCCCGTTCACTATCAGCGCATTCCGATCGAGACGACCAGGACCTGCGTCTATGGAGCGATCAACATGCTCGATCTCGCATGCGCTTCCGGAGCCAGGATCCTTCAGGCATCGACATCCGAGGTCTATGGCGATCCGCAAGTCCACCCTCAGACCGAGGCCTATTGGGGCCACGTCAATCCGATCGGGCCGCGCAGTTGCTACGACGAAGGCAAGAGATGCGCCGAGGCGCTGTTCTTCGACTACTGGCGCCAGTCGAAATTACCGATCAAGGTGGTGCGCATATTCAACACATACGGCCCGCGCATGCACCCGTCGGATGGACGGGTGGTCAGCAATTTCATTGTCCAGGCCCTGCGGAACGACCCCATAACCATCTACGGCGACGGAAGCCACACGCGCAGCTTCTGCTATGTCGACGACCTCGTCGACGCGATGGTTCGGATGATGGCTACGCCCGACGATTTCGTGGGCCCCCTCAACGTTGGGAACCCGACGGAAGTCACGATCCTGAAACTGGCCGAACTTGTATTGGGTATCGTCGGCGGCAAGTCCAAAATCGAGTTCAAGCCCCTCCCGCAAGACGATCCCCGCCAGCGCCAGCCCGACATAGATCTGGCGCGAGCGACGTTGGACTGGTCTCCTCGCGTCGCTCTCGAGGATGGGCTCGGCGAGACGGTTCGCTACTTCCGCCGGCTGATCGACGGCAATTGA
- a CDS encoding DMT family transporter: MSAYTGTLNETQRMDTAAAVAVTLTVIGWASAFPAIRAGLAAFQPLELGALRFAIAAVPAAIFLAVKRPALPSIDELWRFGFGGAIFVALYTAMLNFGELTVSAGAAGFIINVSPIFTAIMAMALLGERFSRLAWLGTVISFAGIGIIAVADGHGLHFNAGALLVLGSALCSAVNTIVQKPLFARHHPLTISASNMVLGALCLSPFLPEAFSQAAVADTAGLGAVIYLGIVPSLIAYAAWATALSRLPAARASNFLYLVSPTSALIGFFWLGEVPSPLGILGGALALGGVIVVNLKR; this comes from the coding sequence ATGAGCGCTTACACCGGCACGTTGAATGAGACACAGCGCATGGACACCGCCGCCGCGGTCGCGGTGACGTTGACGGTCATCGGCTGGGCCTCGGCTTTCCCGGCAATCCGCGCCGGCCTTGCCGCCTTCCAGCCGCTGGAGTTAGGGGCGCTGCGCTTTGCCATCGCGGCGGTTCCGGCCGCCATTTTCCTCGCGGTGAAGCGCCCGGCGCTGCCCAGCATCGACGAATTGTGGCGCTTCGGCTTCGGCGGCGCCATCTTCGTCGCGCTCTACACTGCCATGCTCAATTTCGGCGAGCTCACCGTCTCGGCGGGCGCGGCCGGCTTCATCATCAATGTCAGCCCGATCTTCACCGCCATCATGGCGATGGCGCTGCTCGGCGAACGCTTCTCGCGTTTGGCGTGGCTGGGCACCGTCATCTCCTTCGCCGGCATCGGCATCATCGCGGTCGCGGACGGACACGGACTGCATTTCAACGCCGGCGCGCTGCTGGTGCTGGGTTCCGCCCTGTGCTCCGCCGTCAACACCATCGTGCAAAAGCCGCTCTTTGCCCGCCATCATCCGCTGACGATATCCGCTTCCAATATGGTGCTCGGCGCGCTCTGCCTGTCGCCGTTCTTGCCGGAAGCGTTTTCGCAGGCAGCGGTCGCCGACACCGCCGGTCTCGGCGCCGTCATCTATCTCGGCATCGTGCCCTCGTTGATCGCCTATGCCGCCTGGGCGACCGCGCTGTCGCGCCTGCCGGCCGCGCGCGCCTCGAACTTCCTCTATCTCGTCTCGCCGACCTCCGCCTTGATCGGCTTCTTCTGGCTGGGCGAAGTGCCGTCGCCGCTCGGCATCCTCGGCGGCGCGCTGGCGCTGGGCGGCGTGATCGTGGTGAATTTGAAGCGGTAG
- the lpxK gene encoding tetraacyldisaccharide 4'-kinase → MTSEAPPFWWEKPDWRVLALSPASAIYGLVAGRRMRHAPREKVEAPVLCVGNLTVGGSGKTPVAIALAKQARHMQLTPGFLSRGHGGSFARPHVVDAHHDAAKHVGDEPLLLAEHAPVAVTANRAAGAKLLIEEHGCDFLIMDDGFQSARIHIDYALVVVDARFGIGNGRVIPGGPLRARVVDQLVFTSGLLKMGEGAAADGVVRQAARAGRPIFLAQVEPANPSRFAGGRFLAFAGIGHPEKFFDTVRGAGGEVALSRAFPDHHFYAQDELGDLLTLARQEGLRLVTTAKDAARLRHGETPAGFLDQLDVLDIEAVFELDHVPERIVDETLDAWRLRKMRG, encoded by the coding sequence ATGACCAGCGAAGCGCCACCCTTCTGGTGGGAAAAGCCGGACTGGCGCGTGCTTGCGCTGTCGCCCGCATCGGCGATCTATGGGCTGGTCGCCGGCCGCCGCATGCGCCATGCCCCGCGCGAGAAGGTAGAGGCGCCGGTGCTGTGCGTCGGCAACCTGACCGTCGGCGGCAGCGGCAAGACGCCGGTCGCCATTGCCTTGGCCAAGCAGGCCAGGCACATGCAACTCACGCCAGGCTTCCTGTCGCGTGGCCATGGCGGCTCGTTCGCCAGGCCGCATGTCGTCGACGCGCATCATGACGCCGCCAAGCATGTCGGCGACGAGCCGCTGCTTCTGGCCGAACATGCCCCCGTCGCGGTGACGGCGAACCGCGCCGCCGGCGCGAAGCTGCTCATCGAGGAACATGGCTGCGACTTCCTGATCATGGATGACGGCTTCCAGTCGGCGCGAATCCACATCGACTATGCGCTGGTCGTGGTCGACGCCCGCTTCGGCATCGGCAACGGCCGCGTCATCCCGGGCGGGCCGCTCCGCGCCAGGGTCGTCGACCAACTGGTCTTCACCAGCGGCCTGCTGAAGATGGGCGAGGGGGCCGCCGCCGACGGCGTCGTGCGCCAGGCGGCGCGCGCCGGCCGGCCAATCTTCCTGGCGCAGGTCGAGCCGGCCAACCCGTCGCGCTTCGCCGGCGGCCGCTTCCTGGCCTTCGCCGGCATCGGCCATCCGGAGAAATTCTTCGATACGGTGCGCGGCGCGGGCGGCGAAGTCGCGCTGTCGCGAGCCTTCCCGGACCATCATTTCTACGCCCAGGACGAGCTAGGCGACCTCCTGACGCTTGCCCGGCAGGAGGGGCTGCGCCTCGTCACCACGGCAAAGGACGCCGCGCGGCTGCGCCATGGCGAGACGCCCGCCGGTTTCCTCGACCAACTGGACGTGCTCGATATCGAGGCCGTGTTCGAGCTCGATCACGTGCCCGAACGCATCGTAGACGAGACGCTCGACGCCTGGCGCCTGCGCAAGATGCGCGGCTGA
- a CDS encoding glycosyltransferase family 92 protein, with product MSRAPRFKLTACAIFREEAPFLAEWIRFHQNVGFEHFYLYNNFSTDDFKAVLNPFMQEGLVTLVDWPRPVGQLSAYRDCIRRHWREALWIGFFDIDEFLFAPDGRDVPSVLRDYRDLPGVCVWQAFYGSSGHVERPERRVVEAYTMRAGLDITTVKTILNPRLVYKPGVHQSKFLSGEGMDTHRRTIAPGVPPQLDILRINHYWSRSLADLDQKIRRRDASTSALRDRDWHFDFESKLNVERDEAVLKAMRRAG from the coding sequence GTGTCGAGGGCGCCCCGATTCAAGCTGACGGCCTGCGCCATCTTCCGTGAGGAAGCGCCGTTCCTGGCCGAATGGATCAGGTTCCACCAGAATGTGGGATTTGAGCATTTCTATCTCTACAACAACTTCTCGACCGACGACTTCAAAGCCGTGTTGAACCCGTTCATGCAGGAGGGGCTGGTTACGCTGGTCGACTGGCCGCGGCCGGTGGGGCAGCTGTCGGCTTATAGGGACTGCATCCGCAGGCACTGGCGTGAAGCGTTGTGGATCGGATTCTTCGACATCGATGAGTTTCTTTTCGCGCCCGACGGACGTGACGTTCCCTCGGTTCTGAGGGACTATCGCGACCTGCCAGGCGTTTGCGTCTGGCAAGCGTTCTATGGCTCCTCCGGCCATGTCGAGCGCCCGGAACGGCGGGTGGTCGAGGCCTACACGATGCGAGCCGGGCTGGACATCACGACGGTCAAGACAATCCTCAATCCCCGCCTGGTCTACAAGCCGGGCGTCCATCAGTCGAAATTCCTGTCCGGTGAAGGGATGGACACCCATCGACGGACCATCGCGCCCGGCGTGCCTCCCCAGCTCGATATCCTGAGGATCAATCACTATTGGTCGCGCTCGCTCGCCGACCTCGACCAGAAAATCCGGCGCCGCGACGCCTCGACTTCCGCGCTGCGCGACAGGGATTGGCATTTCGACTTCGAAAGCAAGCTCAATGTCGAGCGCGACGAGGCGGTCCTGAAGGCGATGCGGCGCGCAGGATAG
- a CDS encoding LysR substrate-binding domain-containing protein, producing the protein MGHSSDQILPLETLRAFDAAARMGSFSAAAEKLNLTHGAVSRQIAKLEDWLGLKVFERNARGVTLTIEGNRLHLRTTEAFALISVNSDRWVEPRGTAVVRLASIPSVSGLWLMPRMAALENHPTKLRIVLDVDNRQADLADEGIDLSVRCGRGRIPGRVSVQLFEEHVFPIASPELAKEIGRGDPARLLKFPLINDSDASAWRAWFAAQDVDYRPRPQDRRFEDYNLVLDAAAHGLGIALARPPLTADQIGSGRIVAVDERVALNPVSYWMDRPVGRPRAAAADLARRIAEQAGLAPEKLEAFLQDDG; encoded by the coding sequence GTGGGTCACAGCTCTGACCAGATACTGCCGCTCGAAACCTTGCGCGCCTTCGATGCGGCGGCGCGTATGGGGAGTTTTTCCGCGGCGGCTGAAAAACTCAACCTCACCCATGGCGCGGTAAGCCGCCAGATCGCCAAACTGGAGGACTGGCTTGGCTTGAAGGTGTTCGAGCGCAACGCGCGCGGCGTGACGCTGACGATCGAGGGTAACCGCCTGCATTTGCGGACCACCGAGGCCTTCGCGCTGATCTCGGTCAACTCCGACCGCTGGGTCGAGCCGCGCGGCACCGCCGTGGTGCGGCTGGCTTCGATCCCGTCGGTGAGCGGGCTATGGCTGATGCCGCGCATGGCCGCATTGGAGAACCATCCGACCAAGCTGCGCATCGTGCTCGACGTCGACAACCGCCAGGCCGACCTCGCCGACGAAGGCATCGACCTTTCGGTGCGCTGCGGGCGCGGCCGCATCCCGGGCCGAGTCTCCGTGCAGCTTTTCGAGGAGCATGTTTTCCCGATCGCCTCGCCCGAGTTGGCGAAGGAGATCGGACGAGGCGACCCAGCCCGGCTGCTGAAATTCCCGCTGATCAACGATTCCGACGCTTCCGCTTGGCGCGCCTGGTTCGCGGCGCAGGATGTGGATTATCGCCCGCGCCCACAGGACCGGCGTTTCGAAGACTATAATCTGGTGCTCGACGCGGCGGCGCACGGGCTGGGTATCGCGCTGGCGCGACCGCCGCTCACGGCGGACCAGATCGGGTCCGGCCGTATCGTCGCCGTCGATGAGCGCGTCGCGCTCAATCCGGTGTCTTATTGGATGGACCGCCCGGTCGGCCGGCCGCGCGCGGCGGCGGCGGACCTTGCCAGGCGCATCGCCGAACAGGCAGGGCTTGCTCCGGAAAAGCTCGAAGCTTTCCTTCAGGACGACGGCTAA
- a CDS encoding DUF4170 domain-containing protein gives MAVEDGKKQLLHLVFGGELKKLGGTEFRDLDSLDIVGIYPDYQTALGAWKAKAQASVDNAHMRYFVVHLHRLLDPESKVGG, from the coding sequence ATGGCCGTGGAAGACGGAAAGAAGCAGCTTTTGCACCTGGTTTTCGGTGGCGAGCTGAAAAAGCTGGGTGGAACCGAGTTCCGTGACCTCGACTCCCTCGACATTGTCGGCATCTATCCCGACTATCAGACCGCGCTTGGCGCCTGGAAAGCCAAGGCGCAGGCCAGTGTCGACAATGCCCATATGCGCTATTTCGTTGTTCATCTGCACCGTCTGCTCGATCCAGAATCGAAGGTCGGCGGTTGA
- a CDS encoding DUF2093 domain-containing protein: protein MMNRFEGPGGREARIRYLDGDFQVTSPGSFVRCAVTGENIPLDELKYWSVARQEPYVNAAVSLAREIEMHPELRKRG, encoded by the coding sequence ATGATGAACCGTTTTGAAGGCCCGGGCGGCAGGGAAGCCCGGATCCGTTATCTCGACGGCGACTTCCAGGTCACCAGTCCCGGCTCTTTCGTGCGCTGCGCGGTGACGGGCGAGAACATTCCCCTCGACGAGCTCAAATATTGGAGCGTCGCCCGGCAGGAGCCCTATGTGAACGCGGCGGTCTCGCTTGCCCGCGAGATCGAGATGCACCCGGAATTGCGCAAGCGGGGATAG
- a CDS encoding lysophospholipid acyltransferase family protein, translating to MEHEAVKGATRRRAARRGGTRTLWRRIREPLAQSSFVKNFIASLFAWFLRLIRLTSPLVEGSTQVAGGAYAHLEPGIIALWHGQHLLTPAYYPKGRQLVAMVSRSADAELQALMIEKFGIEAVRGSGGRNSSRHLDKGGAKALIALKKSLVAGKNVAMIADIPNGTPRDAGLGIVLLARLSGRPILPSAIATSRRKVLEKSWDKTTINLPFGRSAVIVGPPVFVPADADDAEMERKRQEVTASLNVATAEAYRLVDGGK from the coding sequence ATGGAGCATGAAGCGGTGAAAGGGGCGACCAGGCGGCGCGCCGCCAGGCGCGGCGGAACGCGCACGCTGTGGCGGCGTATCCGCGAGCCGTTGGCGCAGTCGAGTTTCGTCAAGAACTTCATCGCCAGCCTGTTCGCCTGGTTCCTGCGGCTGATTCGCCTCACCAGCCCGCTCGTCGAGGGCTCGACGCAGGTAGCAGGCGGCGCTTATGCCCATCTCGAGCCCGGCATCATCGCGCTCTGGCATGGCCAGCATCTTCTGACCCCCGCCTATTACCCCAAGGGCCGGCAGCTGGTCGCCATGGTCTCGCGCAGCGCCGACGCCGAGCTCCAGGCGCTCATGATCGAGAAGTTCGGCATCGAGGCGGTGCGCGGCTCCGGCGGCCGCAACAGTTCGAGGCATCTCGACAAAGGTGGCGCCAAGGCCTTGATCGCGCTCAAGAAGTCGCTCGTCGCGGGCAAGAACGTCGCCATGATTGCCGACATTCCGAACGGCACGCCGCGCGACGCGGGGCTTGGCATCGTTCTCCTGGCAAGGCTTTCCGGCCGGCCGATCCTGCCCTCGGCTATCGCCACCAGCCGCCGCAAGGTGCTGGAGAAGAGCTGGGACAAGACCACCATCAACCTGCCTTTCGGCCGCTCCGCGGTCATCGTGGGGCCGCCTGTCTTCGTGCCCGCCGATGCCGACGATGCCGAGATGGAGCGCAAGCGCCAGGAGGTTACTGCCTCTCTCAATGTCGCGACGGCTGAGGCTTATCGCCTCGTGGACGGCGGCAAATGA
- a CDS encoding 3'(2'),5'-bisphosphate nucleotidase CysQ, translating into MPALDQLTSNEARDDLALLREAAREAGAIAMRYFGNNPQVWMKGGTSPVSEADHAADAYLRETLLKARPDYGWLSEETADDHARLSARRTFVVDPIDGTRGFLDGLHSWCVSVAVVEDGRSLAGVLECPAKRETYWALPGEGAYLNDKRIHVRPLGESVDIGGPKPLVDLMPEAWQDRLRRTAYIPSLAYRLAMIAAGKLDATFVKPSAHDWDIAAADLILTEAGGALLDRTGKPPRYAGEVINHGALAAGSGELLAVLAGVVAGIDQG; encoded by the coding sequence TTGCCGGCGCTTGACCAATTGACTTCGAATGAGGCCCGAGACGACCTCGCTCTGCTGCGCGAGGCCGCCCGCGAGGCCGGCGCCATCGCCATGCGCTATTTCGGCAACAACCCGCAGGTGTGGATGAAGGGCGGCACCTCGCCGGTAAGCGAGGCAGACCATGCCGCGGACGCCTATCTGCGCGAGACCTTGCTCAAGGCGCGTCCGGATTATGGCTGGCTGTCGGAGGAGACCGCCGACGACCATGCCAGGCTGTCGGCCCGCCGCACCTTCGTCGTCGATCCGATCGACGGCACGCGCGGCTTTCTCGATGGCCTGCATTCCTGGTGCGTCAGCGTCGCCGTGGTCGAGGACGGGCGTTCGCTCGCCGGCGTGCTCGAATGCCCGGCCAAGCGCGAGACCTATTGGGCGCTGCCGGGCGAGGGCGCCTATCTCAACGACAAGCGCATCCACGTGCGGCCGCTGGGCGAAAGCGTCGATATCGGCGGACCCAAGCCGCTGGTCGACTTGATGCCGGAGGCCTGGCAAGACAGGCTGCGGCGGACGGCCTACATTCCTTCGCTTGCCTATCGGCTGGCGATGATCGCCGCCGGCAAGCTCGACGCCACCTTCGTCAAGCCGAGCGCGCATGACTGGGATATCGCCGCCGCCGATCTGATTCTCACCGAGGCCGGCGGCGCATTGCTCGACCGTACCGGCAAGCCGCCGCGCTACGCCGGCGAGGTGATCAATCACGGCGCGCTCGCCGCCGGCAGCGGCGAACTGCTTGCCGTGCTTGCCGGCGTCGTTGCCGGCATTGACCAAGGGTGA
- the waaA gene encoding lipid IV(A) 3-deoxy-D-manno-octulosonic acid transferase codes for MSERWARAALTAYRYAGAAAYPLIGPYVAWRASRGKEDRVRRRERYGVAGRPRPEGPVIWIHAASVGETIAVVPLVESILDYGVNIVLTTGTVTSAKVAEERLGSRIIHQYVPLDLKPAVSRFLDHWRPELAIIAESEIWPMTILELGARNVPQVLVNGRLSDRSFMSWKKRAGVAEALFENLAHVIAQSDVDGERFRALGARPVTVSGNLKVDTSPPPADERALATLQRQIGGRPTWAAISTHDGEEVVAAEVHASLHKRHHGLLTIIVPRHPDRADALAAQISGMGLSVARRGKGDRISHDTDILLGDTIGEMGLYLRLTEIAFVGRSLTSQGGQNPLEPAMLETAVLAGRNVQNFREAYQRLLDSGGAKLVRDRDMLTGAVNFLLSNEVARHEMMAAGAATVDEMRGALARTLKSLEPYIQPLVVKARLKGANGR; via the coding sequence ATGAGCGAGCGCTGGGCGCGTGCGGCCCTGACTGCCTATCGCTATGCGGGGGCGGCCGCCTATCCGCTGATCGGCCCCTATGTCGCCTGGCGCGCCTCGCGCGGCAAGGAGGATCGCGTCCGCCGCCGCGAACGCTATGGCGTCGCCGGCCGTCCCCGTCCAGAAGGGCCGGTGATCTGGATCCATGCCGCAAGCGTGGGCGAGACGATCGCGGTGGTGCCGCTGGTCGAGAGCATCCTCGACTATGGCGTCAACATCGTCCTGACCACCGGCACCGTGACCTCGGCCAAGGTCGCCGAAGAGCGTCTCGGCAGCCGCATCATCCACCAATATGTGCCGCTCGATCTCAAGCCGGCGGTAAGCCGCTTCCTCGATCACTGGCGGCCGGAACTGGCGATCATCGCCGAATCGGAAATCTGGCCGATGACCATCCTGGAGCTTGGCGCCCGCAACGTGCCGCAGGTTCTGGTCAATGGCAGGTTGTCCGACCGCTCCTTCATGTCCTGGAAGAAGCGCGCCGGCGTTGCCGAGGCGCTGTTCGAGAATCTTGCCCACGTCATCGCCCAGTCGGATGTCGACGGCGAGCGGTTCCGTGCGCTCGGCGCCAGGCCGGTCACCGTCTCCGGCAACCTCAAGGTCGACACCAGCCCGCCGCCGGCCGACGAGCGAGCCTTAGCCACCCTGCAGCGCCAGATCGGCGGCCGTCCGACCTGGGCTGCGATCTCGACCCACGATGGCGAGGAGGTCGTGGCCGCGGAGGTCCATGCCAGCCTGCACAAGCGCCATCACGGGCTCTTGACCATCATCGTGCCGCGTCACCCCGATCGCGCCGATGCGCTGGCCGCGCAGATTTCCGGCATGGGCCTGTCCGTGGCAAGGCGCGGCAAGGGTGACCGCATCTCCCACGATACCGACATCCTTCTCGGCGACACGATCGGCGAAATGGGCCTTTACCTAAGGCTGACGGAGATCGCTTTCGTCGGCCGCTCGCTGACTTCGCAAGGCGGCCAGAACCCGCTCGAGCCGGCGATGCTCGAAACCGCAGTGCTGGCCGGCCGTAACGTGCAGAATTTCCGCGAGGCCTATCAGCGTCTGCTCGACAGCGGCGGCGCCAAGCTGGTGCGCGACCGCGACATGCTGACCGGAGCCGTCAATTTCCTTTTGAGCAACGAAGTGGCGCGCCATGAGATGATGGCGGCGGGTGCCGCCACCGTCGACGAAATGCGCGGCGCGCTTGCCCGCACGCTGAAATCGCTGGAGCCCTATATCCAGCCTCTGGTCGTCAAGGCGCGCCTGAAAGGCGCAAACGGGCGCTAG